In Roseomonas fluvialis, one genomic interval encodes:
- a CDS encoding RES family NAD+ phosphorylase produces MAAARSPRDNHLLDAVEALPREAWSGPVWRVVREGRDPTQCSAVGGRWDDRSFEVLYTSTHEDGARAEMFFHLSRGQPVMPSQVRYGLHELRVTLDACVRIASLEVLAGLGLKTNAFGQLSYSERQLEYPRTQEIAEAAHFHGRDGLFVPSARSAHPNLVVFCGVAGPEAVEVLRDHGIVDWTAWRNAQRNG; encoded by the coding sequence ATGGCCGCGGCTCGCTCCCCGCGCGACAACCATCTGCTCGACGCCGTCGAGGCGTTGCCGCGGGAGGCCTGGAGCGGCCCTGTGTGGCGTGTCGTGCGCGAAGGGCGCGACCCAACGCAGTGCAGCGCGGTGGGCGGCCGTTGGGATGATCGCAGTTTCGAGGTGCTCTATACCTCGACGCATGAGGATGGCGCGCGGGCCGAAATGTTCTTCCATCTCAGCCGCGGCCAGCCGGTGATGCCGTCCCAGGTGCGCTATGGCCTGCACGAGCTTCGCGTCACGCTCGACGCCTGCGTGCGCATCGCATCCCTCGAAGTGCTCGCGGGCCTGGGTCTCAAGACCAACGCCTTCGGCCAGCTGTCCTACAGCGAGCGGCAGCTCGAATATCCGCGCACGCAGGAGATCGCCGAGGCCGCGCATTTCCACGGCCGCGACGGCCTGTTCGTGCCCAGCGCGCGCTCCGCCCATCCCAACCTGGTGGTGTTCTGCGGCGTTGCCGGACCGGAGGCGGTCGAGGTCCTGCGCGACCACGGCATCGTCGACTGGACGGCCTGGCGCAACGCGCAGCGCAACGGCTGA
- a CDS encoding helix-turn-helix domain-containing protein produces the protein MSGKSGAMPRYIDDLNEFGGLSGTDIANIADVSKATVSRWKSGTVKPQPDTQLVLSDLHFIVQRLTEYYSADEIRTWLYARHPQLDGQRAIDLINQNRSEDILRILDRLDSDVYL, from the coding sequence GTGAGCGGCAAATCGGGCGCAATGCCCCGCTACATCGACGATCTGAATGAGTTCGGCGGCCTGTCGGGCACCGACATCGCCAATATCGCCGATGTCTCCAAGGCCACCGTCTCGCGCTGGAAGTCGGGCACGGTCAAGCCGCAGCCGGACACGCAGCTGGTGCTGTCCGACCTGCACTTCATCGTCCAGCGCCTCACGGAGTACTACAGCGCTGACGAAATCCGCACTTGGCTCTATGCACGCCATCCGCAGCTCGATGGCCAGCGCGCCATTGACCTGATCAACCAGAATCGGTCCGAGGATATCCTGCGCATCCTCGATCGGCTGGACTCGGACGTGTATCTCTGA
- a CDS encoding helix-turn-helix domain-containing protein produces the protein MDMRRLVGRNVRRIRLEKGLTQEAFAETSGFSQQYLSSLERGRRNPTVVTLFELASALGVSHVALVAPDGESDAAAPLRRGGRSGTAGKPR, from the coding sequence ATGGACATGCGCCGGCTGGTGGGGAGGAACGTGCGGCGGATCAGGCTCGAGAAGGGCCTGACGCAGGAGGCGTTCGCCGAAACCTCGGGCTTCAGCCAGCAATATCTGAGCAGCCTGGAACGCGGCCGCCGTAACCCGACGGTCGTCACGCTCTTCGAGCTGGCGTCCGCGCTCGGAGTGAGCCACGTCGCGCTTGTCGCGCCGGACGGCGAGAGCGATGCCGCCGCTCCGCTTCGCCGTGGCGGTCGCTCCGGCACCGCGGGCAAGCCGCGGTAG
- a CDS encoding DUF2285 domain-containing protein: MGSRKILDRPPDEPTVTEYDLAHKVIYLRLLDAAADQADWREASRLVLGLDPARDPDRAKRIHDSHLARARWMTEAGYRDLLRQSSTN; the protein is encoded by the coding sequence ATGGGCAGCAGGAAGATCCTCGACAGGCCGCCAGACGAGCCGACCGTCACCGAGTACGATCTCGCCCACAAGGTGATCTATCTCCGTCTGCTTGATGCCGCCGCCGATCAGGCCGATTGGCGCGAGGCAAGCCGCCTCGTTCTTGGCCTGGACCCGGCGCGCGACCCTGACCGCGCAAAGCGCATCCACGACAGCCACTTGGCCCGCGCCCGGTGGATGACCGAGGCCGGTTATCGCGACCTGCTGCGGCAGAGCTCGACAAACTGA
- a CDS encoding transcriptional regulator domain-containing protein, translating into MPSRDWRSAAAYADLENASARDLAWEFLRRNPRYVRDWEQLDDRRPDDAASAVAERWGLRFRGRPGGRRAQRNGHLGADHLYRHRCAVGLAAVLLASLAGCPAALEFTAAGE; encoded by the coding sequence ATGCCGTCGCGAGACTGGCGGTCGGCGGCCGCCTATGCCGATCTGGAGAACGCCTCGGCGCGCGATCTCGCCTGGGAATTCCTCCGGCGCAACCCGCGCTATGTGCGCGACTGGGAACAGCTCGACGACCGGCGGCCCGACGACGCGGCCAGCGCCGTCGCCGAGCGCTGGGGGTTGCGATTTCGCGGCCGACCCGGCGGTCGACGCGCGCAGCGCAACGGTCATCTGGGCGCCGACCATCTCTACCGCCACCGTTGCGCTGTCGGCCTTGCCGCCGTCCTTCTCGCCTCCCTTGCCGGCTGCCCTGCCGCCCTTGAATTCACCGCAGCTGGGGAGTGA
- a CDS encoding DUF2285 domain-containing protein, producing the protein MIGDPPPDAPLGVLVPLDALTPKRLAAALQFWTALRGRPTRERALSRNRRRVLINRLRALDGDAEGASIRDLAVGLFGPARVPRGAVWKSHDLRSRTLRLLSATRALRDGGYRDLLTAGGSIRL; encoded by the coding sequence TTGATCGGCGATCCGCCGCCCGATGCGCCGCTCGGCGTCTTGGTGCCGCTCGACGCCCTCACGCCAAAGCGCCTGGCTGCTGCGCTGCAGTTCTGGACTGCGCTCCGGGGTCGACCCACGCGCGAGCGCGCTCTTTCGCGCAACCGCCGACGCGTCCTGATCAACCGCCTGCGCGCACTCGATGGCGATGCGGAGGGCGCGAGCATCCGCGACCTTGCTGTCGGCCTGTTCGGACCGGCCCGCGTTCCCCGGGGCGCCGTCTGGAAGAGCCACGATCTGCGCAGCCGCACCCTGCGCCTCCTCTCGGCTACCCGCGCGCTTCGAGATGGCGGCTACCGCGACCTGCTGACCGCCGGAGGCAGCATACGCCTCTGA
- a CDS encoding helix-turn-helix transcriptional regulator — protein sequence MPDPNAGLPPRYLRTPEAARFLGLSGRTLEKHRTYGTGPRYSKLGGRVVYAVTDLQAWVNRGTKASTSDDTGETVLPAKRHAAVSPAYAGAARR from the coding sequence ATGCCCGACCCGAATGCCGGCCTGCCGCCGCGCTACCTCCGCACGCCCGAGGCCGCGCGCTTCCTCGGCCTGTCCGGCCGCACCCTCGAGAAGCACCGCACCTACGGCACCGGCCCGCGCTACTCGAAGCTCGGCGGTCGAGTTGTCTACGCCGTCACCGATCTCCAGGCCTGGGTAAACCGCGGCACCAAGGCCTCGACCAGCGATGACACGGGCGAGACCGTGCTGCCCGCCAAGCGCCATGCCGCCGTCTCGCCGGCCTACGCCGGCGCCGCACGTCGCTGA
- a CDS encoding replication initiator protein A, with translation MHGERTPSERLRLSPFDALPDEGPPRRDQRDLMERPFFSLAKGRRVAPILYRAGDIEVQVHAVPEHGMATIWDADVLIWAGSQIVEAADRGLAASRFMRFAPHQLLTAIGRGTGQHQYLLLKAALARLQSTVIRTTIRHGAHWRRQQFSWINEWEERVTASGRADGMEFVLPDWFYRGVLDRQLLLTIDPAYFRLTGGIERWLYRVARKHAGHQPFGWAFEFRHLHAKSGSLARFADFALDLRRIAARQSLPGYRLAIRRDAGGTELLRITPCSRHAGPVDNLCRPVEPHGRSGAGDSADQAQPTRQIRRTNHPQAVAAQAEVWPVKTLIESNSNEGRPSAVGGKHDRDGEREAAPWRR, from the coding sequence ATGCACGGCGAGCGCACCCCCAGCGAGCGGCTCAGGCTGAGCCCATTCGACGCCCTGCCGGACGAGGGACCGCCGCGCCGCGACCAGCGCGATCTGATGGAGCGGCCGTTCTTCTCGCTGGCGAAAGGCCGCCGCGTCGCGCCGATCCTCTACCGCGCCGGCGACATCGAGGTGCAGGTCCATGCCGTTCCCGAACACGGCATGGCGACCATCTGGGATGCCGACGTGCTGATCTGGGCCGGCTCGCAGATCGTCGAGGCCGCCGACCGAGGGCTCGCAGCCTCCCGGTTCATGCGCTTCGCGCCGCACCAACTGCTGACCGCCATCGGGCGCGGCACCGGCCAGCACCAGTACCTGCTGCTGAAGGCGGCGCTCGCCCGCCTCCAGTCGACCGTCATCCGCACCACGATCCGGCACGGCGCGCACTGGCGACGCCAACAATTCTCCTGGATCAACGAGTGGGAGGAGCGGGTCACCGCCTCCGGCCGCGCCGACGGCATGGAGTTCGTGCTGCCGGACTGGTTCTACCGCGGCGTCCTCGATCGGCAGCTCCTGCTGACCATCGATCCGGCCTACTTCCGCCTTACGGGAGGCATCGAGCGCTGGCTCTACCGTGTCGCGCGCAAGCACGCCGGGCATCAGCCGTTCGGCTGGGCGTTCGAGTTCCGGCACCTGCACGCCAAGTCCGGCAGCCTCGCGCGCTTCGCCGACTTCGCACTCGATCTCCGCCGGATCGCCGCCCGCCAGAGCCTGCCGGGCTATCGCCTCGCCATCCGCCGCGATGCCGGCGGCACCGAATTGTTGCGGATCACGCCGTGCAGCCGCCACGCCGGCCCTGTGGATAACTTGTGCAGGCCTGTGGAACCGCACGGCAGATCAGGCGCAGGAGATTCGGCAGATCAGGCGCAACCGACACGGCAGATCAGGCGCACGAACCACCCGCAAGCCGTTGCAGCACAAGCGGAAGTCTGGCCCGTAAAGACTCTAATTGAGTCTAATTCTAATGAAGGTAGGCCCAGCGCGGTCGGTGGAAAACACGACCGGGACGGGGAGCGGGAGGCGGCGCCATGGCGGCGCTGA
- a CDS encoding DUF2840 domain-containing protein: MAALTRVELLWLEGRVERWIRFGRIAEETILDRRRRVVAFAAGEVFAFVRWASNGYGTVVSRIDILRAVAPGEAYSTIGFVEPGAEILLRISGWPKVNEALRGIGAVEQTGVAPEDACPDHWRHVMNRLAAGEPPRAYTRERHRAWLLRRRIDA, encoded by the coding sequence ATGGCGGCGCTGACCCGCGTCGAGCTGCTGTGGCTCGAGGGCCGCGTCGAGCGCTGGATCCGCTTCGGGCGGATCGCCGAGGAGACGATCCTCGACCGCCGCCGCCGCGTCGTCGCCTTCGCGGCGGGTGAGGTCTTCGCCTTCGTCCGCTGGGCGTCCAATGGCTACGGAACCGTAGTCAGCCGCATCGACATCCTGCGCGCGGTCGCGCCCGGCGAGGCCTACAGCACGATCGGCTTCGTGGAGCCGGGAGCGGAGATCCTGCTGCGCATCTCCGGCTGGCCGAAGGTCAATGAGGCGCTGCGCGGGATCGGCGCGGTCGAGCAGACGGGCGTCGCGCCCGAGGACGCCTGCCCGGACCACTGGCGGCACGTGATGAACCGCCTCGCGGCGGGCGAGCCGCCACGCGCTTACACGCGCGAGCGCCACCGCGCCTGGCTGCTGCGGCGGAGGATCGACGCGTGA
- a CDS encoding S26 family signal peptidase: MLAGLGLIAVPAVAGWQPRIIWNASASVPLGLYVTVPADRMALGDLVLVRPPETLAAFLAERGYVARGVPLLKHVAALPPQMVCVEGHAIIVDGGTVAHRRGTDRLGRVLPTWHGCHRLESGEVFLLNPAEPDSLDGRYFGPLPRTSIVARLRPVWITGRGP; the protein is encoded by the coding sequence ATGCTCGCCGGGCTGGGGCTGATCGCCGTCCCGGCGGTCGCGGGTTGGCAGCCGCGCATCATCTGGAACGCGTCGGCGAGCGTGCCGCTCGGCCTCTACGTCACGGTACCTGCTGACCGCATGGCGCTGGGCGACCTCGTCCTCGTCCGCCCGCCCGAGACGCTGGCGGCGTTCCTCGCCGAGCGAGGGTATGTCGCGCGCGGCGTGCCACTGCTGAAGCACGTCGCAGCCCTGCCGCCGCAGATGGTGTGCGTAGAGGGTCACGCGATCATCGTCGACGGCGGGACGGTCGCACACCGCCGCGGCACGGACCGCCTGGGCCGCGTGCTGCCGACCTGGCACGGGTGCCACAGGCTGGAATCCGGCGAGGTGTTCCTCCTCAACCCCGCTGAGCCGGACAGCCTCGACGGCCGCTACTTCGGGCCTCTCCCGCGCACGAGCATCGTCGCCCGGCTGCGTCCGGTCTGGATCACGGGGCGCGGACCATGA
- a CDS encoding lytic transglycosylase domain-containing protein: MLLLVSLPLSALAAQTIHAAEIAAASQRFGIPEGWIRAVMRAESAGDRHAVSHRGAMGLMQVMPATWAGLRALHGLGADPFAPHDNILAGTAYLREMLDRFGSVPLMLAAYNAGPRRVEMHLATGQPLPAETRAYVAALAPLLTGDAGTAAVGQVVLRSARNADGIFVRLGGDDMAPTRSIFVPVGGATIAADTPAAQPFVGRAGAAEAHEADGPGGHRGSIFAIRRSPGGAP; this comes from the coding sequence GTGCTGCTGCTGGTCAGCCTGCCGCTGTCCGCGCTGGCGGCGCAGACGATCCATGCTGCCGAGATCGCTGCCGCATCGCAGCGCTTCGGTATCCCGGAAGGCTGGATCAGGGCGGTGATGCGCGCGGAGAGCGCCGGCGATCGGCACGCCGTGTCGCACCGCGGCGCGATGGGGCTGATGCAGGTGATGCCGGCGACCTGGGCAGGCCTGCGCGCGCTGCACGGCCTCGGCGCCGATCCCTTCGCGCCGCACGACAACATCCTGGCGGGCACCGCGTATCTGCGCGAAATGCTGGACCGGTTCGGATCGGTGCCGCTGATGCTGGCGGCCTACAATGCGGGGCCGCGTCGCGTAGAGATGCATCTGGCCACGGGGCAGCCGCTGCCGGCGGAGACGCGCGCCTACGTCGCAGCTCTCGCGCCGCTGCTCACCGGTGACGCCGGCACCGCTGCGGTTGGCCAGGTTGTGCTGCGTTCTGCACGCAACGCTGACGGCATCTTCGTGCGGCTCGGCGGTGACGACATGGCACCGACGCGGTCGATCTTCGTGCCGGTTGGCGGTGCGACGATCGCAGCCGACACACCAGCCGCGCAGCCATTCGTCGGCCGAGCCGGAGCAGCGGAGGCGCATGAGGCCGACGGTCCGGGGGGCCATCGCGGCTCCATCTTCGCCATCCGTCGCAGCCCGGGCGGTGCACCATGA
- a CDS encoding relaxase/mobilization nuclease domain-containing protein, with amino-acid sequence MTARDDDLHVRPGRIVDTRAPTRRARSFVGQVMRAVRKAGHTGPGFGGGTRGSSRSRFGRGRAAAAQAALRSPSRRVVIKARVVRHQGTRYRSTSLATHISYLQRDGVTRDDAKARLFDAGSDNADARDFAERCTDDRHHFRIIVSPEDAPALADLKAWTRDLMRQAEQDLGSCLDWVAVDHWNTDNPHVHVLVRGRAEDGGDLVIARDYIARGFRGRAEALVELELGPRTEREIRSALEAEVGAERWTGLDRALRAAADEAGGILDLRPGGADAADPELRRLMIGRAQTLERFGLAERHGPAVWTLRPGIEETLRDLGTRGDIIRTMHRAMQGLGAERAAGEFAIHGDRPEPIIGRLVERGIADELKGSGYAIIDGIDGRVHHLRFADIDATGDGQPGAVVELRRYQDAGGRERSAIAVRSDLPVEAQVTADGATWLDRRLLDREALPLVGQGFGAAVQDALARRTEHLVTAGLARRQGQRVIFARDLLNTLRQRELEAAAARVTAETGKPWRPVREGDSVAGVFTRRLDLASGRFAMIDDGLGFQLVPWKLSMERQRGLAVAGSIAPGGSLELVPARKRGLSL; translated from the coding sequence ATGACAGCCCGCGACGACGACCTGCATGTTCGCCCCGGCCGCATCGTCGATACGCGTGCGCCGACCCGCCGCGCGCGAAGCTTCGTCGGCCAGGTCATGCGGGCTGTCCGCAAGGCCGGCCACACCGGCCCCGGCTTTGGTGGCGGGACGCGCGGCAGCAGCCGCTCGCGCTTCGGGCGGGGCCGCGCCGCCGCCGCACAGGCCGCGCTCCGCTCACCCTCGCGACGCGTCGTGATCAAGGCGCGCGTCGTGCGCCACCAGGGGACGCGCTACCGATCCACGTCGCTCGCGACCCACATCAGCTATCTCCAGCGCGACGGGGTGACCCGTGACGACGCCAAGGCGCGGCTCTTCGACGCGGGCTCGGACAACGCCGATGCCCGAGACTTCGCGGAGCGCTGCACGGATGACCGCCACCACTTCCGCATCATCGTCAGCCCGGAGGACGCGCCCGCCCTCGCGGACCTCAAGGCCTGGACGCGCGACCTGATGCGCCAAGCCGAGCAGGATCTGGGCAGCTGCCTCGACTGGGTCGCGGTCGATCACTGGAACACCGACAACCCCCACGTCCATGTCCTGGTGCGTGGCCGCGCCGAGGATGGCGGCGACCTTGTGATCGCGCGCGACTACATCGCGCGCGGCTTCCGTGGTCGCGCCGAGGCGCTCGTGGAACTGGAACTCGGGCCACGGACCGAGAGGGAGATCCGCAGCGCGCTGGAGGCCGAGGTCGGTGCCGAGCGCTGGACGGGTCTCGACCGAGCCCTGCGCGCCGCCGCCGATGAGGCGGGCGGCATCCTGGACCTGCGCCCCGGCGGCGCGGACGCTGCCGATCCGGAACTCCGTCGGCTGATGATCGGCCGGGCGCAGACGCTGGAGCGGTTCGGCCTCGCCGAACGCCATGGACCTGCGGTCTGGACGCTCAGGCCCGGCATCGAGGAGACGCTTCGTGACCTCGGCACCCGCGGCGACATCATCAGGACCATGCACCGCGCCATGCAGGGCCTCGGTGCCGAGCGCGCGGCAGGCGAGTTCGCGATCCATGGTGACCGGCCGGAACCGATCATCGGTCGCCTAGTGGAACGCGGTATCGCCGACGAACTCAAGGGCAGCGGCTACGCGATCATCGACGGGATCGACGGCCGCGTGCACCACCTTCGCTTCGCGGACATCGACGCGACAGGCGACGGGCAACCGGGTGCGGTTGTCGAGCTCCGGCGCTACCAGGATGCCGGCGGGCGGGAGCGCAGTGCCATCGCCGTACGGTCGGACCTGCCGGTCGAGGCCCAGGTCACCGCCGACGGCGCGACCTGGCTGGACCGGCGCCTGCTGGACCGCGAGGCGCTGCCGCTCGTCGGGCAGGGGTTCGGCGCCGCGGTGCAGGACGCGCTCGCGCGCCGGACGGAGCATCTCGTGACCGCCGGTCTCGCGCGCCGGCAGGGTCAGCGCGTGATCTTCGCGCGCGATCTGCTCAACACGCTGCGCCAGCGCGAGCTGGAGGCGGCTGCCGCGCGGGTGACGGCCGAGACGGGGAAGCCGTGGCGGCCGGTGCGGGAGGGGGACAGCGTCGCCGGGGTCTTCACCCGGCGCCTCGACCTGGCCTCGGGGCGTTTCGCGATGATCGACGACGGGCTCGGCTTCCAGCTCGTGCCGTGGAAGCTATCGATGGAGCGGCAGCGGGGGCTGGCCGTGGCGGGGAGCATTGCGCCCGGCGGCAGTCTCGAGCTCGTGCCCGCACGCAAGCGAGGCCTCAGCCTCTGA
- a CDS encoding conjugal transfer protein TraG produces the protein MTATKILWGQVLVVFLIVLAAVWGATQWVAWRLGYQAQLGHPMDVWAGVPVYPPPAFFLWWYWYDAYAPQVFYEGAIIAAAGGFAAIGIAIGMSVWRAREARDVTTYGSARWATEREVRDARLLAPDGVVLGWFAQRYLRHDGPEHVLCFAPTRSGKGVGLVVPTLLTWPGSAIVHDIKGENWQLTAGWRARFGRVLLFDPTNPASAAYNPLLEVRRGDSEVRDVQNIADILVDPEGALERRNHWEKTSHSLLVGAILHVLYAEQDKTLAGVAGFLSDPRRPIERTLAAMMTTPHLGDRPHPVVASAARELLNKSDNERSGVLSTAMSFLGLYRDPVIAQVTRRCDWRIADLVEAREPVTLYLVVPPSDIVRTKPLVRLVLNQIGRRLTEALENERRRHRLLLMLDEFPALGRLDFFESQLAFMAGYGIRSFLIAQSLNQIERAYGPNNAILDNCHVRVAFATNDERTAKRVSDALGTATEIRDSRNYAGHRLSPWLGHLMVSRQETARPLLTPGEVMQLPPTDEIVLVSGCPPIRAWKARYYEDQQLRARVVAPPDPVPAASCSNREDDWSALKPVVREAAPSAAGTNDDTDGGIRREPTVPEHEQIALEPGPPPEKEFVFAEEDQEDDAARTRSLAARARRVARQAALDPDDGIAL, from the coding sequence ATGACCGCCACCAAGATCCTCTGGGGTCAGGTCCTGGTCGTCTTCCTGATCGTGCTCGCCGCGGTCTGGGGCGCGACGCAGTGGGTCGCCTGGCGCCTCGGCTACCAGGCGCAGCTCGGCCACCCAATGGACGTCTGGGCGGGCGTGCCTGTCTACCCGCCGCCCGCCTTCTTCCTGTGGTGGTACTGGTACGACGCCTACGCGCCGCAGGTCTTTTACGAGGGCGCCATCATCGCCGCGGCCGGGGGCTTCGCGGCAATCGGCATCGCCATCGGCATGTCGGTGTGGCGCGCCCGCGAAGCGCGGGACGTCACCACCTACGGCTCGGCCCGCTGGGCGACGGAGCGGGAGGTGCGGGACGCCCGGCTCCTCGCCCCCGACGGCGTGGTGCTCGGCTGGTTCGCCCAGCGCTACCTCCGCCACGACGGGCCGGAGCACGTGCTGTGCTTCGCGCCGACACGCTCCGGCAAGGGCGTGGGCCTAGTCGTGCCGACCCTGCTGACCTGGCCGGGCTCGGCCATCGTGCACGACATCAAGGGCGAGAACTGGCAGCTCACCGCCGGCTGGCGGGCGCGCTTCGGCCGTGTGCTGCTGTTCGACCCCACCAACCCGGCGAGCGCCGCCTATAACCCGCTGCTCGAGGTCCGCCGCGGCGACAGCGAAGTGCGAGACGTGCAGAACATCGCCGACATCCTGGTGGACCCCGAGGGCGCGCTGGAACGGCGGAACCACTGGGAGAAGACCAGCCACTCGCTGCTGGTCGGCGCCATCCTGCACGTCCTCTACGCTGAGCAGGACAAGACTCTCGCCGGCGTGGCGGGCTTCCTCTCCGATCCGCGCCGCCCGATCGAGCGCACGCTGGCGGCGATGATGACGACGCCGCATCTGGGCGACCGGCCGCATCCCGTCGTCGCCTCCGCCGCGCGCGAGTTGCTCAACAAGTCGGACAACGAACGATCCGGCGTGCTCTCGACGGCGATGAGCTTCCTCGGCCTCTACCGAGATCCGGTCATCGCTCAAGTCACACGTCGCTGCGACTGGCGCATCGCCGACCTGGTCGAGGCACGCGAGCCGGTCACGCTCTACCTCGTCGTCCCGCCCTCCGACATCGTCCGCACCAAGCCGCTGGTGCGGCTCGTGCTGAACCAGATCGGCCGCCGCCTCACCGAGGCTCTGGAGAACGAACGCCGCCGCCACCGCCTTCTGCTCATGCTGGACGAGTTTCCCGCGCTTGGGCGGCTCGACTTCTTCGAGAGCCAGCTCGCTTTCATGGCAGGCTACGGCATCCGGTCCTTCCTCATCGCACAGTCGTTGAACCAGATCGAGCGCGCCTACGGGCCGAACAACGCGATCCTCGACAACTGCCATGTCCGCGTCGCCTTCGCGACCAATGACGAACGCACGGCCAAGCGCGTCTCCGATGCGCTCGGGACGGCGACGGAGATCCGCGACAGCCGGAACTACGCGGGGCATCGTCTCTCGCCATGGCTCGGCCACCTCATGGTCAGCCGCCAGGAGACTGCGCGGCCGCTGCTGACGCCTGGCGAGGTGATGCAGCTGCCGCCCACTGACGAGATCGTCCTGGTGTCGGGCTGCCCGCCGATTCGCGCGTGGAAGGCCCGCTACTACGAGGACCAGCAGCTGCGCGCGCGCGTGGTGGCGCCGCCGGACCCCGTGCCGGCTGCGTCGTGTTCGAACCGTGAGGATGACTGGAGCGCGCTGAAGCCGGTCGTGCGTGAGGCAGCACCATCAGCCGCCGGCACGAATGATGATACCGACGGAGGCATCCGACGGGAGCCGACCGTGCCTGAGCACGAGCAGATCGCGCTCGAGCCAGGGCCGCCGCCCGAGAAGGAGTTCGTCTTCGCGGAGGAAGACCAGGAAGACGATGCCGCGCGCACGCGCTCCCTGGCGGCGCGCGCACGCCGCGTGGCGCGCCAAGCGGCTCTCGATCCCGACGACGGCATTGCGCTTTGA
- a CDS encoding CopG family transcriptional regulator: MRTKATFRLPPDLMHRLADYAARKRVSQAVVVEAALASFLSPDNAERLEAALTRRLDRLTRSAERLERHVTVGNEAVALFVRFWLTSTPPLPDTTQAAAQAKGKERYQSFVEALGRRLAKGQVLADEVVRETPSEKPDAT; this comes from the coding sequence ATGCGCACGAAGGCGACGTTCCGGCTACCGCCCGACCTGATGCACCGCCTCGCCGACTATGCGGCACGAAAGCGCGTTAGCCAGGCAGTCGTAGTCGAGGCCGCGCTGGCGAGCTTCCTCTCCCCTGACAACGCCGAGCGTCTCGAAGCCGCGCTCACCCGGCGGCTCGACCGCCTGACCCGCAGCGCAGAACGGCTTGAGCGTCACGTCACCGTCGGCAACGAGGCCGTCGCGCTGTTCGTCCGCTTCTGGCTCACCTCCACGCCACCCTTGCCCGACACGACGCAGGCCGCTGCGCAGGCGAAGGGCAAGGAGCGCTACCAGAGTTTCGTCGAGGCCCTCGGGCGACGGTTGGCAAAGGGGCAGGTGCTGGCGGATGAGGTCGTCCGCGAAACGCCCAGCGAAAAGCCAGACGCTACTTGA